Genomic window (Granulicella arctica):
CCGGCGACGACTGTCATCACGCCCGTGTTGATGTCCATGCGGTGGATGACGTTATCGCCGAAGTCCGCAAAGTACAGGTTGCCAGCCGCGTCAGCTTCACCGGTCGTGGGGCCGTTGAGAATGGTCTGAGTCGATACGCACCCATCTCCATACGTATCGGTCGCACCGCTACAAAGTGGCACAACTGCGCCGCCTGCATAAGTCGTCACCATCGGCACATACTGTGCCGCAGGTGTTGACTGCGCCGAGACAGTTGGCGCCAGCAAAGCGAGCAGCATGACAGACAAAGTTGCCTGCACAGGAACGAGGATAGAGCCGCTGTATTGCGCAAGACGGCGAAGAATCGTGAGTCTCATCGGAGTATGACCTTTGGCAGAAAAAGTAGAGAGTGATGCGAAGCTTTAGAAGTCGAGACGAACCGCGAGCTGGATCTGCCGAGAGGGATAAACACTGCTATAACCCGGAACAAAGTCACCATACGTGCTGCTGGACAGATCGCTGTTCGGCGTCTTGAAGTTGGTGTGATTTGTAACGTTGAAAGCCTCGCACCGGAACTGCAGCCGCAGCGACTCTTGCAGGGGGAAGCTCTTCTGCAAGCCCAGATCCGCATTGAGGTAGCGGGGTCCGCGGATTACATTGCGTGCAATGTTCCCATAGGGAGTGGTGCCGCCGGCGGAAGCTGCTGTTGGTACCGTGACCGAGGTTCCGTCAGGATTACCTGAAGTTCCGGCGAGCACATTCCCATAGCCCGATGCCGGGTTGTAGGTCCACTGGCGACGAGGATTTATAACATTCTTTACGGAGCCGTTCAGGTTGGGCCGATAGGTCACCAGGTCGCTGGTGAGATCGTTGTCGGCCGGGGTGTAGTAGATGTTGATCGGAAGGCCCGCGTTGAGGCGCGTAATCGTGGTAAGCGTCCAGTTCGAGAGCGTCTGGCGCACCATACGATTGTGCAGCCTGCTCTTGTAGGGGATCTTCCAGACTGCACCCAACGAGTCGTTCCAGCGCTGGTCGTAACCGGAGGTTCCATCGTTGTAGTGTGGATTGCGCAAAGAGATAAATTCGTTGTCGCCGTTCGCTTCTTCAAGCGATGCTGATGCGTTATCGAACGCATGCGACCAGGTAAAGGAGTTTGTGAAAAAAAGGCCGCCATTAGAGCGATGCGTTAGGTTGGCCTGCAGCGAGTTGTATCGCAGGAAGCCTGCCGAGTCACTCTCATGAATGTCTGTGAAGTTCTGCAGTGGACGGCGCGTTATAGGACTGGCCGCCGTGTAATTGAGCGGAACCGAACTTCCTGCAAGCTGCGGTGTCCCCTCGTTATAGTCGGCAAGTACGCGGAGATGGACACCATGCGTTCCGACGTAGGAGACGTTGAGGAGCGTGTCTTTATCCAACTCTACCTGCGCTCCCAGCGAATAGCTCTGCACGTAACCCGGTGCACTATGGCGTGGGATGTAGTAGACCGCGCTGGTGGCCGTTGAGAAATTCTGCGAGGAGAGAGCGCTACTTGGATAACCCTGCATCGTCGTCCGAAAGCAGGCGAGCGACTCGCTGCCGTTTGGGCACGCCGCCTCTGGAGACGTGGCTGCGAAGGGCGCCGACTGGGTGACGGTTGTCTCGATCGTCGTGGGAGGATTGCTCAACAGATCCGACTCGGACCCATAGCGGTTGAACTGGATGAAGCTTAGTCCGTAGCCTCCGCGCAGCACGATCTTCGGGCGCAGTGAATACGCAAAGCCGAACCGAGGCGCGAAGTCATCCAACTTTGGATTGACCAACGCCTCGTTGTAGATCGAGCCGCCGCTGCTGAGTTCGAGGGCGTTTGTGGTGGGATCGAAGTTCACCAGCGGCTGGCCCTTCGCGCGTTCCGGGGTAGAAAACTCGTACCGCAGTCCGTAGTTCAGTACCAGACGCGGAAAGATCTTCCACGTGTCTTCAGCGTAGGCGTAATCGTAGTCGAAATACTCCTTGTCGACGCTGTAGTTACTCAACTCATAAGTATCTCGGGCTCCGAAGATAAAGTCGGCCATTGCGTACGACTGCCGCCTTCCGATTGAACTGGCGGGCTTGCCACAGCAGTTCAGATAACTGAACTCTCCACTGTAGGTATCCACCCCCAGCAACGGCGAGCCGGGATCGACAACCTCGCTTACATGTTCCCACTCGTACCCGAAGCTGAAGCTGTGCTTGCCCTTGGCTACCGTATAGCTGCCCTTCAGGTCATCGGTGGTGGGGCTTGAGAATTGGTTCTCAGTGGCCTCGACGCCAAATCCGCTGAAGTCAAGGAGGTCCTGGGTGTTCAATCCGGAGGGGCGCAGGAGTGGAGAGACCGGA
Coding sequences:
- a CDS encoding TonB-dependent receptor; amino-acid sequence: MQLISTSPSQPAWFRILGLLVIAITVALAVPSACAQFDSGTVNGTISDPGGATVAGATVILHNVELKTDLTRTTNSQGQYVFPDVQAGSYTMTVDAAGFAPSVTRQFDVVVSAKKQIDVPLSIGKTNSTVTVMVDNLGLQTESGEQSTTIEGKHIVSLPLNGREYTDLALLAPGVQVGSLQNTSVQQRRGSIVVNGNRSSVNNFQLDGLDNNSYQEANQGFNNQAVAEQADAVQEYTIITSNFPAEYGRAGGAIVNVKTKSGSDRPHGGAFDYLRNTALNAYGPFYGTGKKPTLVQNQFGGTFGWRIPKVRDMFFFIDYQGLRQSTRTIESATLPTMDQRNGILYNETGTPVPVQNPMTSKEYTTGIIPKADFTPFAAAVLAALPDPSVTQNPGLGANFVSLQPGHNFSDIGDIRLDKYFGNKLQTFVRVSKQSQHILAPESITGSAGGNGFGHVSVLTSSGVAGATYVLTANSVLDLRFGVTTTSSGKVPYNQGMANFYSPYGIPYPVSPLLRPSGLNTQDLLDFSGFGVEATENQFSSPTTDDLKGSYTVAKGKHSFSFGYEWEHVSEVVDPGSPLLGVDTYSGEFSYLNCCGKPASSIGRRQSYAMADFIFGARDTYELSNYSVDKEYFDYDYAYAEDTWKIFPRLVLNYGLRYEFSTPERAKGQPLVNFDPTTNALELSSGGSIYNEALVNPKLDDFAPRFGFAYSLRPKIVLRGGYGLSFIQFNRYGSESDLLSNPPTTIETTVTQSAPFAATSPEAACPNGSESLACFRTTMQGYPSSALSSQNFSTATSAVYYIPRHSAPGYVQSYSLGAQVELDKDTLLNVSYVGTHGVHLRVLADYNEGTPQLAGSSVPLNYTAASPITRRPLQNFTDIHESDSAGFLRYNSLQANLTHRSNGGLFFTNSFTWSHAFDNASASLEEANGDNEFISLRNPHYNDGTSGYDQRWNDSLGAVWKIPYKSRLHNRMVRQTLSNWTLTTITRLNAGLPINIYYTPADNDLTSDLVTYRPNLNGSVKNVINPRRQWTYNPASGYGNVLAGTSGNPDGTSVTVPTAASAGGTTPYGNIARNVIRGPRYLNADLGLQKSFPLQESLRLQFRCEAFNVTNHTNFKTPNSDLSSSTYGDFVPGYSSVYPSRQIQLAVRLDF